In Candidatus Eremiobacteraceae bacterium, the genomic stretch TGGGGCGGTTGGTACGACCATGTCCCTCCACAGCAGCTCGACGCTTTCGGGCTCGGATTCCGGGTGCCGCTCATCGTCGTTTCCCCGTACTCGAAACACGGCTATGTGTCGCACACGAATCATGAGTTCGGGAGCATCGTGAGGTTTACGGAAGAGACTTTCGGGCTCCCGAGCCTCGGCCAGACCGACTCGCGCGCAGACGATCTCTCCGATTGCTTCGACTTCACGCAGTCGCCCGCGCCGTTCGTCCCCATCCAGTCGCAGCTGAACGCGCAGTACTTCCTGCACCAGCCGCCGGACACGACACCGGTCGACGACGACATGGGTACGCCCTAGAGGCCTTTCAGTTCGTCGGCAGCGGCCCGACGCGTTTGCGACGCGGAAACGCAGCATCGATGGCCGCGACCTCCTCAGCGCTCAGCCGGAGGTCGCCGGCTTTTGCGTTCGCGATGACGTGATCTATCTGCGACGCCTTAGGTATCGCGAACACGTTCGGCTGGCGCACGAGAAACGCGAGCGCGACCGAATGCGCGCTCGCGCGATGCTTTCGCCCGATCGCCGATAGTATGCGGCCGCCGCGGGTGCGCGCGTCGAGCGTCGGCAAGCCGAGCGGCGTGTACGCGACGAGCGCGGCCCCGTTCGCTCTGCACCATGGCAATTCGTGTTCCTCGGGCGTCCGCTCGCCGAGATTGTACATCACCTGATCGCAAGCGATGCGCTGCTTCGTAAGATTGAGCGTGGCTTCGCGTAGATCCCACGGGTCGAAGTTGCTGACGCCTATCGAGCGCGCGTTGCCGGCGTCGACCTGCTCTTCGAGCGCACCCATCGTCTCTTCGATCGGCGTGTCGCCCCGCCAGTGGATGAGCAGGCAATCGACGTAGTCGGTTCCGAGGCGCCGGAGCGATGCGGCACACGAGAGGGCGACCCCGCGGCGATCGGCGTGGCTCGGCAGCACCTTCGTGACGATGAACAAGCGCGAGCGACGCACGCCGCGGATCGCCTCGCCCACTATGCGCTCGGATTCGCCGTCGCCGTACATCTCGGCGGTATCGATGTGCGTCATCCCGAGATCGATGCCGCGCCGAAGTGCCTTCGCGACGGGTACCGGCCACGTTCCTTGGCCGATCACCGGCACGCGCGGACCCCGCTTTCCGAACGGCTTTTCGCGCATTGAGGCGCCTCGTTAAGCGGATGCTGATGCTCATCCGCCGCGGTTTCGACGGCGAGCGAGCCGGCCTTCGCGGTTATCGCAGAATTAGTCGTCGAAACCGCATTCGAGAAGGGATGAGAGCGAGATGGCAACTATTTCCATAGTTGCCATGAGAACAAACCCACTATATCGCTATGCGTACGCTATCGGCGTCGTCGCGTCGGTCATCGCCGCCTGCGCGCTTCAAGCGAGTGCATCCGTCGACCGTTCGCACCTCTATCCCGCCGCGCTCGTGTCGGCGCCGCCGGCGTTCGACCCGTCGCTGACCGATCCGGCGTGGTCGTCGGCCGTCACCGCCAACGGCTTCGAGGACATCACGACGCGCCGCCCCGCGCCGCACGACACGACCGCCTACATATTGTACGATCAGACGAACGTCTACGTCGGCTTCAAGGTCGAGCAAAGCGGCGTGCCGATCCATCAGGAGCAGTCGACGAACGACGTCGGCTTCGGACAGGACGACGCGGTCGGCGTTTGCATCGATACGAGCGGCGCCGGCACGCAAGTGTACTGCTTCGAGACGACGCCGCGCGGCGTGCGCTATCAACAGGCGTCGGAATCCGCGCGTTACGCGCCGCCGTGGCGCGCGACCGCTAAGGTCGAAGGCACGAGCTGGACGGCCATGATGGTCATCCCGATGAAAGACCTGCGCGCTCCCGGCGGCAAGAACCGCACGTGGCTGTTCAATTTCATCCGCATCTGCGCCGCGACCGGCGAGCACTATAGTTGGGCGTACGACGGCCTCATGCAGGATGCACAACCGCCGAACTGGCCGATCTTCACCGATGCCCGCTGGTGGCCGTCGCTCACCGGTCTCGACATAGCGGCGACCGCCGGCCGGCCGCAACCGCGAGCGGAGATATACGGGCTCGAGAGCGCCGGGCGCGATCGGAACCAGTTCGTCCAGCCCAACAATAGCGTCGCGCAGCAGAACGCGCGCAACGAGGGCATCGACATCACGTATCCGTTCACGAGCACGATCGCCGCCGTCGGAACGCTCAACCCCGACTTCTCGAACGTCGAGGTCGATCAGCAGACGATCGTGCCGCAAGAGTTCCGGCGCAACCTCTTCGAGTATCGACCGTTCTTCGCGCAGGGCGCGCAATATTTCACGCCCGACCAGCTCGTGCCGGCCGGCGGCTTCGACTCCGCGCCGGATGCGGTGTTCTACAGTCCGAGCATCGGCACGTTCGACCGCGGTGAGAAAGTCGAGGGGACGTTCGGCGCGCAAGCGTTCGGCTTGCTCGAAGTCCGAGGAGTAGAGCCGGACGGTTCGTCGATCGATGACACCGCCTTCGGCTTCGACCACATCCTGCCGAACCGGACGTTCCTGCTCTGGGCGAACGGCGTCCTCGCGCACCACGGCTCATGCCCGACCTTTGACCTTACGCGCTGCGGCAACGACTCGACAGTTGATACCGGTATCGCGGGCCGCAACTTGAGCAGTGGACTTGTGTGGGGCTACAATCAGGCCGTCGAAGATCGCCTTCTCACCTTCGATCCGACCTCGCAATTCTCGTATCTGCGCAACGAATTTCTCGACGTGCACAAGCCGAACTACGAAGTCTTCCAGGGCTATCAGGACATCGGCAGCGGTTACGGTCCGATGGACGGCTTCACGACCATCGACGATTCCC encodes the following:
- a CDS encoding aldo/keto reductase, whose translation is MREKPFGKRGPRVPVIGQGTWPVPVAKALRRGIDLGMTHIDTAEMYGDGESERIVGEAIRGVRRSRLFIVTKVLPSHADRRGVALSCAASLRRLGTDYVDCLLIHWRGDTPIEETMGALEEQVDAGNARSIGVSNFDPWDLREATLNLTKQRIACDQVMYNLGERTPEEHELPWCRANGAALVAYTPLGLPTLDARTRGGRILSAIGRKHRASAHSVALAFLVRQPNVFAIPKASQIDHVIANAKAGDLRLSAEEVAAIDAAFPRRKRVGPLPTN